A single region of the Gossypium arboreum isolate Shixiya-1 chromosome 12, ASM2569848v2, whole genome shotgun sequence genome encodes:
- the LOC108477225 gene encoding transcription factor HBI1-like isoform X1, whose translation MNRALAETLTVLDRQRARVKWQQESYFSELSGVFSNQTSTHVHGFQGDLISDESVLDDLVMTRQVKPDPHLETSWPELGKVDMAGMGFGPCGYSNGPSFDMNYAISRTFSCPPAVAATIAKEATEVKGKESIVCENMGSAVARESSKKRKADKLHNLKVAADDDSKKTKACGEEGEESKITRPPNTNKSSTKQEPSADTSKENSKLTEVQKPDYIHVRARRGQATDSHSLAERVRREKISERMKYLQDLVPGCNKITGKAGMLDEIINYVQSLQRQVEFLSMKLAAVNPRLDFDIDNLFAKDVFPPCMTNFPTVGISSEMANPSYLHFNPVQQVVACSGVEMGLNSPDIALRRTISAPESTILDASFLDTSCFTQIQPSPTWDVELQNVYNVAFEHGRSTTPFPSQPFAAAGSIEASHLKMEM comes from the exons ATGAATAGAGCATTAGCAGAGACATTGACAGTGCTGGATAGACAAAGAGCACGCGTGAAATGGCAACAAGAAAGCTATTTCAGCGAATTAAGTGGGGTGTTTTCGAACCAAACCAGCACCCATGTTCATGGCTTTCAGGGTGATTTAATAAGCGATGAGTCGGTGTTGGATGACTTGGTGATGACTCGGCAAGTGAAGCCTGACCCTCACTTAGAGACATCCTGGCCTGAGTTGGGGAAGGTTGACATGGCTGGCATGGGGTTTGGGCCATGCGGCTACAGTAATGGACCGAGTTTTGATATGAATTACGCCATTTCTAGGACTTTTAGCTGCCCTCCAGCTGTGGCGGCGACTATAGCCAAAGAGGCGACGGAGGTCAAGGGCAAAGAGTCGATTGTCTGTGAGAACATGGGTTCAGCCGTTGCAAGAGAAAGCTCCAAGAAAAGGAAAGCTGACAAGTTGCATAACTTAAAG GTTGCTGCGGATGATGACTCTAAGAAGACCAAAGCCTGTGGAGAAGAAGGGGAAGAGTCAAAAATTACAAGACCACCCAACACCAACAAAAGCAGCACCAAGCAGGAACCTTCTGCTGATACCTCCAAGGAGAATTCAAAGCTCACTGAGGTTCAAAAGCCCGATTATATTCACGTCAGGGCACGTCGTGGCCAAGCCACTGATAGCCATAGCTTAGCTGAGAGA GTTAGAAGGGAAAAGATCAGTGAAAGAATGAAATATCTGCAAGATTTAGTTCCGGGGTGTAATAAAATCACTGGGAAAGCTGGAATGCTTGATGAAATAATCAATTATGTTCAATCTCTTCAACGACAAGTTGAG TTCCTATCCATGAAACTAGCTGCTGTAAATCCAAGGCTTGATTTCGACATTGACAATCTTTTTGCCAAAGAT GTATTTCCTCCTTGTATGACTAATTTCCCTACGGTTGGGATATCATCAGAAATGGCAAATCCTTCTTATCTTCACTTCAACCCAGTTCAACAAGTGGTTGCTTGTTCTGGAGTTGAAATGGGATTGAACTCTCCCGACATTGCGCTTCGGAGAACCATTAGTGCTCCCGAATCGACAATCCTGGACGCATCATTTCTGGATACATCCTGTTTCACT CAAATTCAGCCCTCACCAACATGGGACGTTGAATTGCAAAACGTTTACAATGTGGCATTCGAACATGGAAGATCAACAACACCCTTCCCATCTCAACCATTTGCAG C
- the LOC108477225 gene encoding transcription factor HBI1-like isoform X2 encodes MNRALAETLTVLDRQRARVKWQQESYFSELSGVFSNQTSTHVHGFQGDLISDESVLDDLVMTRQVKPDPHLETSWPELGKVDMAGMGFGPCGYSNGPSFDMNYAISRTFSCPPAVAATIAKEATEVKGKESIVCENMGSAVARESSKKRKADKLHNLKVAADDDSKKTKACGEEGEESKITRPPNTNKSSTKQEPSADTSKENSKLTEVQKPDYIHVRARRGQATDSHSLAERVRREKISERMKYLQDLVPGCNKITGKAGMLDEIINYVQSLQRQVEFLSMKLAAVNPRLDFDIDNLFAKDVFPPCMTNFPTVGISSEMANPSYLHFNPVQQVVACSGVEMGLNSPDIALRRTISAPESTILDASFLDTSCFTQIQPSPTWDVELQNVYNVAFEHGRSTTPFPSQPFAGSIEASHLKMEM; translated from the exons ATGAATAGAGCATTAGCAGAGACATTGACAGTGCTGGATAGACAAAGAGCACGCGTGAAATGGCAACAAGAAAGCTATTTCAGCGAATTAAGTGGGGTGTTTTCGAACCAAACCAGCACCCATGTTCATGGCTTTCAGGGTGATTTAATAAGCGATGAGTCGGTGTTGGATGACTTGGTGATGACTCGGCAAGTGAAGCCTGACCCTCACTTAGAGACATCCTGGCCTGAGTTGGGGAAGGTTGACATGGCTGGCATGGGGTTTGGGCCATGCGGCTACAGTAATGGACCGAGTTTTGATATGAATTACGCCATTTCTAGGACTTTTAGCTGCCCTCCAGCTGTGGCGGCGACTATAGCCAAAGAGGCGACGGAGGTCAAGGGCAAAGAGTCGATTGTCTGTGAGAACATGGGTTCAGCCGTTGCAAGAGAAAGCTCCAAGAAAAGGAAAGCTGACAAGTTGCATAACTTAAAG GTTGCTGCGGATGATGACTCTAAGAAGACCAAAGCCTGTGGAGAAGAAGGGGAAGAGTCAAAAATTACAAGACCACCCAACACCAACAAAAGCAGCACCAAGCAGGAACCTTCTGCTGATACCTCCAAGGAGAATTCAAAGCTCACTGAGGTTCAAAAGCCCGATTATATTCACGTCAGGGCACGTCGTGGCCAAGCCACTGATAGCCATAGCTTAGCTGAGAGA GTTAGAAGGGAAAAGATCAGTGAAAGAATGAAATATCTGCAAGATTTAGTTCCGGGGTGTAATAAAATCACTGGGAAAGCTGGAATGCTTGATGAAATAATCAATTATGTTCAATCTCTTCAACGACAAGTTGAG TTCCTATCCATGAAACTAGCTGCTGTAAATCCAAGGCTTGATTTCGACATTGACAATCTTTTTGCCAAAGAT GTATTTCCTCCTTGTATGACTAATTTCCCTACGGTTGGGATATCATCAGAAATGGCAAATCCTTCTTATCTTCACTTCAACCCAGTTCAACAAGTGGTTGCTTGTTCTGGAGTTGAAATGGGATTGAACTCTCCCGACATTGCGCTTCGGAGAACCATTAGTGCTCCCGAATCGACAATCCTGGACGCATCATTTCTGGATACATCCTGTTTCACT CAAATTCAGCCCTCACCAACATGGGACGTTGAATTGCAAAACGTTTACAATGTGGCATTCGAACATGGAAGATCAACAACACCCTTCCCATCTCAACCATTTGCAG